A section of the Nitrospirota bacterium genome encodes:
- a CDS encoding DUF503 domain-containing protein — MIVGLCTVELFIPDSGSLKGKRQVIKSIKDRIRQKFNVSVAEIGDQDLWQRAVFGIACVGSEKKFVNGVLDKIIGFISEEHSVELLKHNIEFV, encoded by the coding sequence ATGATTGTGGGCCTGTGTACTGTCGAACTTTTTATTCCAGATAGCGGTTCTCTGAAAGGAAAACGGCAGGTTATCAAGAGTATCAAAGACCGTATCAGGCAAAAGTTTAATGTTTCAGTTGCTGAGATTGGTGATCAGGATCTCTGGCAGAGAGCGGTTTTTGGAATTGCCTGTGTTGGGAGTGAAAAGAAGTTTGTCAATGGCGTGCTGGATAAGATAATTGGTTTTATCTCTGAAGAACACTCCGTAGAATTGCTGAAACATAATATAGAGTTTGTGTAA
- a CDS encoding bifunctional oligoribonuclease/PAP phosphatase NrnA, whose amino-acid sequence MSIDKIIETFKKKESFMLTTHMNPEGDAIGSTLALALALLSLGKNVTINTLDPVPGILRFLPSSDKVHQVRKVDRRFDAVIVLDCGDLERVGFLSKDNIPADILINIDHHKTNPCFGTINLVEEAVASADIVYTIIKKMGIPVTPEIAICIYTAIMTETGSFRYTNTTDHTLRVAGEMIGYGANPAEIADKVYNRNSIGRLSLLGLVLSTLKLSEDGKIAWITVTEEMFKETGTSKEDTEDLINYPRSVEGVEVAILFRQSKDEWKLSFRSNGKVDVALVSLEFGGGGHSMAAGCLLKGSFDEVKKKVVGKVAEAVGRVAHNK is encoded by the coding sequence TTGAGCATTGATAAGATAATAGAAACGTTTAAGAAAAAAGAGAGTTTCATGTTAACTACCCATATGAATCCTGAGGGTGATGCCATTGGTTCAACACTTGCGCTTGCCCTTGCCTTGTTGTCGTTAGGTAAGAACGTTACGATCAATACGCTCGATCCTGTTCCAGGAATTCTCAGGTTTCTCCCTTCAAGTGACAAGGTTCATCAGGTCAGGAAAGTTGACCGGCGGTTCGATGCCGTAATTGTACTCGACTGCGGTGACCTTGAAAGGGTAGGTTTTTTAAGCAAAGACAATATACCTGCAGATATCCTGATTAATATTGACCACCACAAGACTAATCCCTGCTTTGGGACGATAAACCTCGTGGAAGAGGCAGTTGCCTCAGCAGACATTGTATATACCATCATAAAGAAGATGGGAATACCGGTTACACCGGAGATTGCAATATGTATTTATACCGCGATAATGACTGAAACGGGTTCGTTCAGGTATACCAATACTACGGATCATACCCTCCGCGTAGCAGGTGAAATGATCGGCTACGGCGCTAATCCGGCGGAGATTGCTGATAAAGTTTATAACAGAAACAGCATCGGCAGACTGAGTTTGCTCGGACTTGTACTGTCAACGCTTAAATTGAGCGAAGACGGAAAGATTGCGTGGATTACTGTTACTGAAGAAATGTTTAAGGAAACGGGAACATCAAAAGAAGATACTGAGGACCTGATAAACTACCCGAGGTCTGTAGAGGGTGTTGAGGTAGCGATTTTATTCAGACAGTCAAAAGATGAATGGAAACTGAGCTTCCGGTCAAACGGAAAGGTTGATGTGGCATTAGTATCCCTGGAGTTTGGCGGCGGCGGGCATAGCATGGCGGCTGGCTGTTTATTAAAGGGTTCATTTGACGAGGTTAAGAAGAAGGTAGTAGGGAAGGTGG
- the rbfA gene encoding 30S ribosome-binding factor RbfA — translation MQQYKRTDRIGDQIRAEIADIIARKLKDPRVGFVTVTSVDVSDDLRHAKVYISILGDEKTQVETMKGLNSASGYVRGEIGRRIKIKFTPDIVFRLDNSLEEAAHVLDILDHIKKEDEN, via the coding sequence ATGCAACAGTATAAACGGACAGACAGGATAGGTGACCAGATCAGGGCCGAAATCGCGGATATTATTGCGAGAAAATTAAAAGACCCGAGAGTTGGTTTTGTCACAGTTACGTCGGTTGATGTGAGTGATGATCTCAGGCATGCAAAGGTTTACATAAGCATACTTGGAGATGAGAAAACACAAGTAGAGACAATGAAAGGACTCAACAGCGCATCTGGTTATGTAAGGGGAGAGATAGGACGGAGGATAAAGATTAAGTTTACCCCGGATATAGTATTCAGATTGGATAACTCTCTTGAAGAGGCCGCCCACGTCCTTGATATCCTGGATCATATTAAGAAAGAGGATGAAAATTGA
- the infB gene encoding translation initiation factor IF-2, giving the protein MSGKKVFELAREFNMKSKELLDILKSLGIAASTHMSVLDESSIALVSAKLNKTADGIGKANESFKEIKGTPKTILIKKKAAAPLPEEILPAAPVEEAAKSTEKKGSQELKEDDKKLEENVIRKLKEFRELGVLKEDFQAGQTVSAPGEQVVAADVNPLPEIKESLAQPAEDIPIAEETPVIVKPEEEKTDIKGQKKKGIKVIAGEVDEDLVISQKWKGFKVIPKKVKKFKSAATDRRAKGSLQADITKPRKKIIKLYEGITVKEFADLIGHKSNEVIARLIEMGMMVPVNNPIDVDAAVLIADAFGLKVEIAAEKKLEEYIEEVEDVPETLQARAPVVTIMGHVDHGKTSLLDAIRKTRVTEGEAGGITQHIGAYVVETNGKKIVFLDTPGHEAFTAMRARGAKVTDIVILVVAADDGIMPQTIEAINHARAANVPIIVAINKIDKPGSSPERIRQELTKHGLVPEEWGGQNIVAEVSAKQKTGLDHLLEMILLQAEVLELKANPDKKARGVILEAKLDKGRGPVATVLVQNGTLKQGDPFVCGTFFGRVRLLLNDVGKPLQIAYPSTPVEVIGLSGVPQAGDTFVVAEDEQIARSIATDRQQKQRVAGLEKAKKVTLDELYSQIKDGVVRELKIIIKGDVQGSVEAVNEALERLGTDAVKVRVIHGGVGGITETDVMLAAASNAIIAGFNVRPEPKAVTLAEKEKVDIRLYNIIYDAVADVKAAMEGLLEPTLKEHIKGRAEVREVFTIPKIGSIAGSYILDGVISRSTTGVRLIRDNVEIYKGKISSLRRFKDDVREVQAGYECGIGIENFNDIKVGDIIEAYVIEKIAGKL; this is encoded by the coding sequence ATGAGTGGTAAAAAGGTTTTTGAATTAGCCCGTGAATTTAATATGAAAAGCAAGGAACTCCTCGATATCCTGAAGAGTCTCGGCATAGCTGCATCAACCCATATGTCGGTGCTTGATGAAAGCTCTATCGCCCTTGTAAGTGCAAAGTTAAACAAAACGGCAGATGGCATAGGGAAGGCTAATGAGTCGTTTAAGGAAATAAAAGGTACTCCTAAGACGATACTGATAAAGAAAAAAGCTGCTGCGCCTTTGCCTGAAGAGATCCTGCCGGCTGCTCCAGTTGAGGAGGCAGCGAAAAGTACAGAGAAAAAGGGCAGTCAGGAGTTAAAGGAAGATGATAAAAAGCTTGAAGAGAATGTAATCAGAAAATTAAAGGAGTTTAGGGAACTCGGGGTATTAAAGGAAGATTTTCAGGCAGGGCAAACTGTTTCAGCGCCCGGCGAACAGGTCGTTGCTGCTGATGTCAATCCACTGCCGGAGATTAAGGAGTCACTTGCCCAGCCTGCTGAAGATATTCCCATTGCAGAAGAAACACCTGTGATCGTTAAACCAGAAGAAGAAAAAACTGATATTAAAGGTCAAAAGAAGAAGGGTATTAAGGTTATTGCGGGTGAGGTGGATGAAGACCTGGTAATTTCTCAGAAATGGAAGGGTTTTAAGGTCATCCCCAAAAAGGTTAAAAAATTTAAATCAGCTGCTACCGACAGAAGGGCCAAGGGGAGCCTGCAGGCCGATATAACAAAGCCAAGGAAGAAGATTATTAAACTGTATGAAGGTATCACTGTAAAAGAGTTTGCAGACTTGATAGGCCACAAGTCGAATGAAGTAATCGCCAGGCTGATAGAGATGGGGATGATGGTTCCGGTTAACAACCCTATTGATGTGGATGCTGCCGTTCTGATCGCAGACGCCTTTGGGTTGAAGGTAGAGATAGCTGCAGAGAAGAAACTGGAAGAGTACATAGAAGAGGTTGAGGATGTTCCTGAAACATTACAGGCTCGTGCCCCTGTTGTTACAATTATGGGTCATGTTGACCATGGTAAGACATCTCTTCTGGATGCAATAAGGAAGACACGGGTCACTGAAGGTGAAGCAGGAGGCATTACACAGCATATTGGCGCATATGTTGTAGAGACAAACGGGAAAAAGATTGTATTTCTGGATACTCCCGGTCATGAGGCATTTACTGCTATGCGTGCACGCGGTGCAAAGGTTACCGATATTGTTATCCTGGTTGTAGCTGCAGATGATGGTATCATGCCCCAGACCATTGAGGCTATAAATCATGCGAGAGCGGCTAACGTGCCTATTATTGTTGCAATAAACAAGATTGATAAACCTGGTTCAAGTCCTGAACGAATAAGGCAGGAGCTGACAAAACATGGATTAGTACCTGAAGAGTGGGGAGGACAGAATATCGTTGCCGAAGTATCGGCAAAACAGAAGACAGGCCTTGATCATCTTCTTGAGATGATACTTCTTCAGGCGGAGGTGCTTGAACTGAAGGCTAACCCTGACAAAAAGGCGAGAGGAGTTATTCTTGAGGCCAAGCTTGACAAAGGAAGGGGCCCTGTTGCCACGGTATTAGTTCAAAACGGGACTCTCAAGCAGGGAGATCCATTTGTATGCGGAACTTTTTTTGGAAGGGTCAGGCTGCTGCTGAATGATGTTGGAAAGCCGTTGCAGATTGCATATCCTTCCACTCCTGTTGAAGTTATAGGATTGTCAGGGGTTCCCCAGGCAGGTGATACATTCGTGGTTGCCGAGGATGAACAGATCGCAAGATCTATCGCCACTGACAGACAGCAGAAGCAGAGGGTTGCCGGACTCGAGAAGGCAAAGAAGGTTACACTTGATGAATTATACAGTCAGATAAAGGATGGTGTTGTCCGTGAGCTGAAGATAATTATAAAGGGAGATGTCCAGGGATCTGTAGAGGCCGTCAATGAAGCGCTGGAAAGACTCGGAACTGACGCAGTTAAGGTCAGGGTTATTCATGGCGGTGTTGGAGGGATTACAGAAACAGACGTAATGCTTGCGGCTGCTTCCAATGCCATAATTGCAGGATTTAATGTGAGACCGGAACCCAAGGCAGTAACTCTTGCCGAAAAGGAAAAAGTTGATATCCGTCTCTATAACATTATTTATGATGCAGTGGCAGATGTTAAGGCTGCGATGGAAGGACTCCTCGAGCCTACTCTAAAGGAGCATATAAAAGGCCGGGCAGAGGTCAGGGAGGTCTTCACTATCCCCAAGATCGGGAGCATTGCAGGGTCATACATCCTTGATGGGGTCATATCAAGATCAACTACAGGTGTCAGATTGATACGGGATAATGTTGAGATTTATAAAGGTAAGATCTCGTCGCTGCGGCGTTTCAAGGATGATGTTCGCGAGGTCCAGGCGGGCTATGAGTGCGGCATTGGGATTGAGAATTTTAATGACATCAAGGTGGGAGATATCATAGAGGCATATGTTATAGAAAAGATTGCGGGAAAATTATAA